The DNA region tttttttttttattactgaaGCATTACAGTACAGGTACAGAGCAATATGATTCAATTAGACATGACATGATACAGCACAgtatgatacaacacaatacagtaTAATCAAGATGGTGCAAGTTATGTagtatgatacagtacaataagGTACAGTGTGATGAAATAATATATGTTACCGcaaggctgacatatagagacagacacccAGGCACtgtcactctctcactcacaccctacggccaatttagagtcaccaattaacctaatgagtatgtctttggtggtgggaggaggccAGAGTACCTgtagagaacccacgcatgcacagagGCTGTGAGGTAACAGCGCTAACCTCTGCTccacaataccataccatacaataaaATGATACGATATAATATGACGTGGCACGGGCCGGTACAGGACGGTATGATACTATATCAGTGGAGATGATACAATACAGTGAGATAATATACCTCACGATAGGAtttggtatgatatggtatggtatggtatggtatggtatggtatacgatacaatacgatacgctttggtatggtatggtgtggtattgTATAATATGATACTATACAATAAGATACCATAGGAttccatactataccatacttTGTTATACAATCAAATAAGAAATGATACAACATGATAGATGCAAGGGCTGCTATGGGACTGTGtgacgatacgatacgatacgatacaatacaatacagaaCATATGATATAGTACGATATGACCCAACATGAAAATTAAGTAATATCCATCTAAAGTAAATAACATGTTCTGCATTTTTGAACAAATTAAGTCAAATTTCAGACAATGGACAGCACAGTCTATACTCTACAATATGTTGCGATACCTCATGATAGGATTTTGTGtgtgttatgttatgttatgttatgttatgttatgttatgttatgttatgttatgttatgttatggtttggtatggtatggcatggcatggtatggcattgtatggcatggtatggcatggtatgtaTGGTAcggcatggcatggtatggtatggtatggcatggcatggcatagCATGgcttggtatggtatggtatggtatggcatggctCGATATAGCATGGCATtgtatggtatgtatggtatggCTTGGTATGGTACGGTACGGTATGGTACAGTacggtatggtttggtatggtatggtatggcatgacattgtatggtatggtgttGTATGTATGATATagtatgatacgatacaacaAGATACCAAAGGATACCATACAATATCATACTCTACCATACTACATCATACCATAAAATAAGactgatacaatatgatgcgaTACAGGGTGCTACGGGACTGTGTGACGATATGAtgcgatacgatacaatacgatacagaatatatggtatggtacagtatgacccgacatgaaaataaagtaaTATCCTTCTAATGTAAATAACATGTTTGGCGTTTTTGAACAAACTAAGTCAAATTTCAGGCAATGGACATCACAGTCTATTCATGCTGTCATAAACTAAAAAAAGTCTGTACTTCACAACAAGAGTTCACTATGTCAAGATTTTACTTAGAAACAACAGCCTTTGATGTGGAATGGTCAAAGACACAACCACACCAAACCAGGACATTAGACACCCAAATACTTTTCATATCAACCACTAAACCATGTCCCAAATATGACTGAAATTGACCAGTAAATGTGGATGTCATATTAACTTTGCCTGGTTAAGCTTTATGTCAAACACCTTCCCAGACTCTTTCACATGCTGTTCAATGACTATCTCTGTAATAGTCTCATTCACTTCTCTTTTCAGCTTACTCTCTGGTTAAGCAGCAGCTGTCCTGTCAGCCAGGCCAGCACCAGCTCATCCTCCAGCAGACAACAGGAGGAACTCAACAACACCGCCAACTTCAACCCATCGCCCTCCGAGTCGCACCTCCAGAAACCAACtccacccctctctctctttcaattAAAAGACTGACCACAAACAGCACCCAATCGCAAACTAACAATGACGCCCCagcttcttcttcatcttcttctgtTACCAGCGTTTTTGCATCATCAACTCATAcctcaatcccagcagcagctgtccaacctcagcctcctcctctggTGGCTGCTCCTCAGCGTCGGACCTCATTTCCTCAAGTGCTGAATCAACCCCCGCCTCCCCCTCCACCTCTGGTTCTCCCCAGGCTCTCCCATAATCCCCCTGCCTCCCTCCAGAGGCTCTCTCTGCACTCTGTCCAGGCCTTAGCAGTCCAGTCAGGACAGGTGCTGCTGACAGAGCAGGAGTTGCCTGTAGCTGAGGCTCTTGTCCAGATGCCCTACCAGaaccttcctcctcctcagactGTGGCTGTGGACCTAAAAGTTCATCCAGTCAAACCAAGCGAAACCCCATCAGTAAGTGATCATTTTTGTAGTTCAGATTTGTAAGCATTCGTCATCAGTGGGTGTGATTTTGATTAAGAGTCTGTTGTGGTTTGGATTTCAGCCTGGGCAAACATCCAAAGTGAATGGATTGAGCTCATCAGAGAAGAAAGATGATTGTTCTGACAGTTTGCAGAGAGAAGGGACCGCCATACCTCCACCTGTGCCTCCAGCAGAGCATAACAGTGCAGGTGAAATATGATGCAAACAGAACCTATTGACCCTTAATCTTTGACCTACAACCAGGAACTAATCTATCAATCAAGCAATAATGCATAACCAAATCTATCTCAAGAGATAAGAACCTGTTCTATTTGTTGGATTGATTGCAGTCAGGTGTAAGCTAACCTTACTGAAACAAGGCAACCTGAACAAAACTTCTGGACAGTAAAGCTGATTTTGGTTAATTCACCTACTACTGATTTGCTTTATAAACCCCCCACTCTGTTATCTTTCCTGTCTTTAACAGCAGTGTTGGACTACTCCTTCATCACATCCAGTTCTTCAGTCATCAAGTCACCAGCTGTTGAAGAGCTGTCCCAGCTCAGCGctaccaacagcagcagcatcaaccctcctcctccatctcctcctctgcctcctcccaTCCTCCCAGCAGCAGTCCGAGGCCCCAGCCAGCCTCCTACCTCCCCAGACAGCCCCTCAGTGAGCCCTGACAAGATCCTCACAGCCCATGTTCTCACACACCTGGTAGAGGGTTTCGTTATTAGAGAGGGTCTGGAGCCTTTCCCGGTATATACTTCTcatttattattaacattaaaTTTTGCATCACtgaatcaatgaaaataaattactaATGAAATATGATGGATAGCAGCACTGACTGTCTTCTTCTGTTTAGGTCTTTTTATCAGATTGGTTTATaaacagaatttattttctGACTATTTATACTAAAAGCTTGTGTTTTTCTATATCTGTGATTAAAACTTTATTGTCTAAATTGACCTCTTAATGCAGGTGTTTCCCACATCGCTGTTATCAGAGCAGCAGGCTTCCCTGCCTGAATCCCAGGAGATTCAAACCAATGGCAATGTAACGGCAGATGACAGTCCACTGGAGGCTGACCTGTCTGACTCTACGGACTCTGAGATGGAAAATGACGAAACTACTGCAGATGGTAAGGTGGTCTTTGTGTGTGAATTTACCTAGGTGACCATTTCAAAGGGAAAAATTGTAAATCCTCTCTCCAAAAACCTAGAGATATAAGGGTTGATTCACATAATACACTGCTTACAACATCTTCAGAATGTGTCCTCAGACTTCTTGGGCTAAGAgaagaaaacatacaaaaacacattACATCTGTAGCTGCATCATTGCACTGGGTCAGGGATGTAAAGATGTGGTAAAAGGTTgtgggatggagggatgagggTATGGGTCAATGGAAAAAGGGATAAGGTAAGGTTTGTGGGATGGGGAGATCAAGAGATGAGGGTAAGAGTTGAGAGCTGAGGGTTTGAGGTTAGGGACAAAGGATTAAGGGATGAGGGTAAGTGTCATGGGATGAAGGGATAAGGTAAGGGTTGTGGGAAGGAGGGATgaagattttatttaattttatttaaccaggaaaacctcattgagatcaaaaatctaatttacaagagtgtcctgaaCAAGAAgggcagcagcacaatgaacagagtcacagacatgaaatattacagttaaaaaaacacaggtCAAACAAACTGCAAATCACAGAGCACAATGTCAAGATATGAAGAGTCAGGGGATAAAGACATGATGTAAGGGTTGTTgtgggatggagggatgaggtAAGGGTTcggggatggagggatgaagatATGAGGAGTCAAGGAATAAAGGGAAGATGTAAGGGTTGTTGTTGGATGAGAGATGAGGTAAGGGTTGTTGGATGAAGGGATGATGTCAGGGTTGGGGGATGAAGAGATGAGGGTATAGGTCAATGGATAAAGGGAAGAGGTAAGTCATGGAATATAGAGATAAGGTCAGGGTCTTGGGATGTAGGGATCAAGGAATTAGGGTAAGGGTCTATGGAAGTAGGGATGAGGTCAGGGTTGTGGGATTCAGGGATGAGGTAAGGATTGTTGGATGTAGGGATGAGGTAAGGGTTGTGGGAGTAGGGAGGAGGTAAGGGTTGTGGGATGAAGGGATGATGTAAGGCTTGTAGGATGTAGGGAGGAGGTAAGGGTTGTGGGATGAAGGGATGATGTAAGGCTTGtaggatgtagggatgaggtCAGGGTTGGGGGATGGAGGGATAAGGTAAGGGTTGTGGGAGTAGGGAGGAGGTAAGGGTTGTGGGATAAAAGGGAGGAGGTAAGGGTTGTTGGATGTAGGGATGAGGTAAAGGTtgtgggatgtagggatgaggtGAGGGTTGTAGGATGGAGGAATGAAGAGATGGGCTAAGGGTTGTGGGATGTAGGGATAAAGGGATTAGTTAAGGGTTGtgggatgaatggatggatggatgacagggTGACGGTTTAGGGTCTCTGAGGTTACGTGGACATAGGAGACTGATGACTGGCTGGTGCCCACTGATCTTGGTCTAATGTAGAAAACCAGAGGCATCGAGACTGGGTAGAAAAACTGTCCCTTTGTCCCAACCACAGTGGTTCCTGTATCTAGAGGGaattaagtttaaaataaaGGGATTTGGGAGGTAGCGATGTGAAAGTAAAAGCAGAGTCAGAGAAATATGTTTGGCAACAGAAATGAGATGTGTTTGAGGTGTGGtctatgtttttaaagtttataaagctATTTTTAATCATGCCATGACCACATTAAAAACTGCTGAAAGACAGTGCCTTTTCCATAGCTGCAAAATGATTCCAGTTGAATAGCTAGACTTTGTAAAAATGCCCAAAGACCCTTTGACCTCCTTGCATTTTCTTTCTATTGATTTCACATTCAATTTACATCTTACCTTTCATCTTACAGTGCTAATTTGTGTAGGACTCCATTTAATGTCCTTCTCTTTATGTTATGCTGTCTTCAGTAAGTTGGGCcattgtgtctttgtgttttagAAGTGTATGACTAATGGCTGGTCCCGTAATGTTGCAGATCTGGTGGAGAGTGCATCAGGTGTGCTGGAGTGCGAGTTCTGTGGGAGTCGAGGTTATGCTAACACGTTTCTGCGCTCCAAGCGCTTCTGCTCCATGGCATGTGTCCGAAGGTGAATCTcaaacaccacacacacacattcaatataattgttttgaaaagcagctatGATGCTTGGGCATTTCAACTTGTTGTTGATCAGGGATTGTGCCTAAGTGGAAACTTACCACAATTTCTAGAATATTATGTGTAAAAATGATGAGTAATACCCCAGACTGACTAAATATGGCCTTAAGCAAGGCACTAGATTTTGGTTGGGAtctaatgaataaaaatgcagGATTTTGCCCATAAAGAGCATAACTTGTATTAATAATGATCAAcaatgttgtgttgtttttattgtttatttacttCTCAAAATGCCCATTTCATTGTTTGTGAAACATGTAATCTGACAGTTTGAATCTATTTGGCTTCATTTAGGTTTAAAGACAGAGTCTCATGAGTATAATTAGCACCAGATTTCCCTTTGAGACTTCTTGAGGCATTAAAGAGAGGACAGCTTTGAGTCCAGATCCAACAAAACCCTGTATCTGCACTGAGTAAATAATGGAAAACAGTCCCAAAAGGCTTCAGGGCCTCATGAATGACATCGTGACTGCAGGGCCATCACAACACAAAGTGATCATCTGCACTGGACTGTATGAAGCATTGGAGTGTTTATGAATATTTTGATGTGTCTGTGTTAAGGTTTAGTGTGAGCTGCACCAAGCGTATCAGCTCGCTGAGAGCAGGCTGCTGGGGTCACAGGCCAATGGGCAGGAGAGGACGACCCCCTAGCAGAGTCAATGGAGCCTCCAGAGAACATTTTCTGAGACAGGTCAGTTAACATCAGTGACCTGCTGCACTCAGCGACATGCTGAGGTGCTGCAGGGATCACTGGTCCTCTGAGATGAGCCGCTCCCGGGGGAACAGCtgcatcctgcagcagcagagctctGAAGGAGAGCAGTGAAATATGCATACATGTTTGAAGTTTTATAAAATGGGAATCCTTTTTCAAAATGGTGGGATGCCTCAAGTGctgacttttcttttttggctttatttgacAAATTTCAGGTGATATGTTTAGATAAATTCATCATCCTTCAGACAAAGAAGAGTAGGGATTATGATAAACACTTCTTGTGGCTCTTTACTTTCTGTACAATGCGAAATTCATCTTGTGACTCCTTCTGGCCTTCCCCAACACAAAGATTTTTTAAGCCCTACTGACTTATGCAACAACAACCCATTAATTTGTATCCACAGGGTGAAGTtgataacttttaaaaatagtACAAGGAAACTAAAGAGAAAGCAGTCGTCATGGTTTAGCTTAAAAGTAAGGTAATGAAGTTAGAAAAACATTTGTAGACAAAGTAAGTTATTGAAATGTACTATAAAgacttaaaaagtcataaaaggGTTTACTTATggtaaataaaaatggaaatttatgtttttgtctattcattttattttctttgaaatttcattttctttgtaaTGGATGCCTCTACTGTGgtaaata from Cheilinus undulatus linkage group 13, ASM1832078v1, whole genome shotgun sequence includes:
- the phc3 gene encoding polyhomeotic-like protein 3 isoform X1, with the protein product MEKQSDANRTVVTTTPTTSATVTMATVSCSSSTMCAPAPSTSLSIISPDRQAVQVIQHAIHRPQSMAAQYLHHMYAAQQQHLMLQTAALQQHPHSPHLQSLATIQQASVRQRQSPSSSSSGLVHQPVASSITLPSSQVTAQLIGRTQTSNSASAATSISQQAMLLGSRPSNCSQAQMYLRTQMLILTPAAPLAAVQSDLPAVTSCSSLPTSSQVQNLALHAHLPGALATARSHHSVILKPSAQSQATTLSKTSVCAPKTNQLTDTLTETGPAGVSQLSPGAKIITPAYSLVKQQLSCQPGQHQLILQQTTGGTQQHRQLQPIALRVAPPETNSTPLSLSIKRLTTNSTQSQTNNDAPASSSSSSVTSVFASSTHTSIPAAAVQPQPPPLVAAPQRRTSFPQVLNQPPPPPPPLVLPRLSHNPPASLQRLSLHSVQALAVQSGQVLLTEQELPVAEALVQMPYQNLPPPQTVAVDLKVHPVKPSETPSPGQTSKVNGLSSSEKKDDCSDSLQREGTAIPPPVPPAEHNSAAVLDYSFITSSSSVIKSPAVEELSQLSATNSSSINPPPPSPPLPPPILPAAVRGPSQPPTSPDSPSVSPDKILTAHVLTHLVEGFVIREGLEPFPVFPTSLLSEQQASLPESQEIQTNGNVTADDSPLEADLSDSTDSEMENDETTADDLVESASGVLECEFCGSRGYANTFLRSKRFCSMACVRRFSVSCTKRISSLRAGCWGHRPMGRRGRPPSRVNGASREHFLRQTSRTFSSEEVQQSSQREEEEYEPPVPMTTRLRKQAERWRERERQTEREQTVMETINVSDGEKDVDCPSQWNVEQVFSFINSLPGGQDVAEEFRSQEIDGQALLLLTEDHLVSTMNVKLGPALKLCAHINSLKDA
- the phc3 gene encoding polyhomeotic-like protein 3 isoform X2, translated to MEKQSDANRTVVTTTPTTSATVTMATVSCSSSTMCAPAPSTSLSIISPDRQAVQVIQHAIHRPQSMAAQYLHHMYAAQQQHLMLQTAALQQHPHSPHLQSLATIQQASVRQRQSPSSSSSGLVHQPVASSITLPSSQVTAQLIGRTQTSNSASAATSISQQAMLLGSRPSNCSQAQMYLRTQMLILTPAAPLAAVQSDLPAVTSCSSLPTSSQVQNLALHAHLPGALATARSHHSVILKPSAQSQATTLSKTSVCAPKTNQLTDTLTETGPAGVSQLSPGAKIITPAYSLVKQQLSCQPGQHQLILQQTTGGTQQHRQLQPIALRVAPPETNSTPLSLSIKRLTTNSTQSQTNNDAPASSSSSSVTSVFASSTHTSIPAAAVQPQPPPLVAAPQRRTSFPQVLNQPPPPPPPLVLPRLSHNPPASLQRLSLHSVQALAVQSGQVLLTEQELPVAEALVQMPYQNLPPPQTVAVDLKVHPVKPSETPSPGQTSKVNGLSSSEKKDDCSDSLQREGTAIPPPVPPAEHNSAVLDYSFITSSSSVIKSPAVEELSQLSATNSSSINPPPPSPPLPPPILPAAVRGPSQPPTSPDSPSVSPDKILTAHVLTHLVEGFVIREGLEPFPVFPTSLLSEQQASLPESQEIQTNGNVTADDSPLEADLSDSTDSEMENDETTADDLVESASGVLECEFCGSRGYANTFLRSKRFCSMACVRRFSVSCTKRISSLRAGCWGHRPMGRRGRPPSRVNGASREHFLRQTSRTFSSEEVQQSSQREEEEYEPPVPMTTRLRKQAERWRERERQTEREQTVMETINVSDGEKDVDCPSQWNVEQVFSFINSLPGGQDVAEEFRSQEIDGQALLLLTEDHLVSTMNVKLGPALKLCAHINSLKDA